ctctctctagtcaccccccatcccctgcctccccccactCTCTCTAGTCACCCCCCATCCCCTACCTCCCCCCATTCTCTCTAGTCACCCCCAATCCCCTACCTCCCCCCACTCTCTCTAGTCACCCCCCATCCCCTacctctccccactctctctaGTCACTCCACTTTTCCTCTAGTCCAAGTCACCATCATCCTTTCCCCAGACTACTGCAATTTCCttgtctttctactttttcttttgcccCTTTGTAATTCATTTTCCTCACAGCCTCTATGGAAATCAGCAAGTCCCTCCTTTTCTGGAGAACCATCATTGGCTTCACATCCATCGCCCTGAAGATAAAACCTGAACACCTCACCTTGCAAGATCTTACCCCTTTTCCTTCTTCAACCTCATCTTGTACATCTCTCCCGATTGCCCATTCTTCTCCCAGCTCAtagccttcttttcctccttgaaCACTTAGGACCTGTCTAGCTCAGGGCTTTTGCCCCTGTCTGCCCAGAattctcttctcttgcttttaGCATGACTGGTCATTCTCATCTTTGAATTCTCAGTTGACATAATACTTCTTTATAGGGAACTTTCTCAACCAGCCTCTTCAAAGTCGAATCTCAGGGTTCATTTCTGACATAGCATCCTACTTATTTTTTGAGAAGCATTTACTACAATATGTAAATATCTTCTTTATTGTTTACCGTTAAAATTTTCTATCCAGaatgtaatgtatttttttttaagatttaatttttcctttttctccccaaagcctcctggtacatagttgtgtatttttagttgtgggtccttctagttgtggcatatggggcactgcctcagcatggcctgatgagtggtgccatgtccgcgcccacgctccaaactggcgaaaccctgggcagctgaagaggagtgcgcgaacttaaccactcggccacggggccggcccctagaatgtAATGCATTTATTGCATGAAAATGTGAGCTCCTAGGAGCAGATACTTTGTCTAGGTCACTTTTAAATCCTCAGCACCTGGCACCATGATCGGCaccaaataaataattgtttctcaataaatagcttctcaataaatgtttgttaaataaatgaatgacccCTATCATCACTGCAAATATCTGAATTTAGATGCAACAAGAAAAATCTATGCTGGCATGAAATTGGTGCTCAGCGAGTGTTGGGGAAGTGTTCACCTGTCACTGGAAGCAGGGTTCCAGTCTATGGATGGCATTGTTTCTCTTGTTGTCCTTCACCTGGGAGCTGGCACTTCTAAAGGTGTGATTCAGTCACCCTTAATatatacttgagaagaatgatcCAGGCGTAGGGCTTTTCTAAAGTTAAGAAATGTCTCTTTcacaaaagaactaaaaacagaactCTGATTCATGAATTTGCTAACGGCTTTTTCCCCCAGGGGAACCTCCCCATGCACAATGAAAGCTCTCTTGGGTCACAGCCTTATGTCTGATGTGAGGGTAGCCATGGAACATCAGCTCTGCCAGTAGCTTGGCAGGCTGAACCCAAGGGGTACTCAAATGGTGGTTCCCCCCACCATATGAGACTGCACCTTTCCAGCAGAATATAGCTTCCTTCCCATCCTTCTCCAAGGTTTGTTTTGAGGAGTTACTGACCTCATTGACAACCTCATGGATAAAAATGGCAACGATGAAAACAAACATGCAAATGAATAATTCATtataaattctgaaaacaaagacaaaaaaaaatcaccagtaaATCAATTTACAGCCCAGAAAATAATTGCAGATAATTGAACAAGGGTAAAGAGTGTCATCTATATTGTATTTGTTgttgctttcctttaaaaatttttttgaatggaGCAATTTGCTAGCATGAAGTCTAAATCACTTAATTACATAGCCTGTAAATAGGAAAACTATCAACTGGGTGACTTGGTACACTTACTCTCTCGCCTTTCACTGAAACATGCAAGGCGAGAGGAGGGAGTGGAAACTAACAGTACAAGCATGGAAAGGAAGCAGAAACCATTGCCTGGCAGGCCTGGTGAGGGGCAAGTCTAGAGAATGAAGATGCAGTGAGATGCGAGCCTCTCCAACCCACTCACCACCTGACCTCTTCTCTACAGGTCCAGGAGCCTTAGCTCCCTACTTGCCTCATCCCTCTGGGAGCCAACCAGTGTGGTTTTAAAACACTGTGCAATACAAAGAACTCTAACATGTGTCTTGTGGTTTGAGAGTAGTTTTATGTATCATTCCCATCACTATCATCAATGAACTCTTACTAATGATCTAGCATGCACAAGAAGCTACACAAAAACACCTTGTAGTTGTCAGCCAATTAATTTTGGCTATAGCCACCCaaaaagggggaaactgaggcacaaagaagcaAATGCCAATTCTACCTGGAAGTGGCAGTCTGAAAAGATGAgaccaatctccctcaccagacCCCAGCCTGTCTGATCTAGAGACAAAAGATGACATGGTCTCTGGCAGAAATGGATGGAAAACCagtcttcccttcttcctcctggaGAGGCCCTAACAACAAAGTGTGGTCTCCACCCAAATACTGCGGGGCGGGTCTTCATTGTAAGGTCACCTAGTTGCAGAGGCCATCTCATTCCCAGgtttgtgaggactgaatgagatagCACAGGTGGGACACACCTGATGCTCACTAAATGCAGCTGTTACTTTTGTCAACACTCTTATATACCTTTTCCGCtagctccctcctcccttttcttggCTGTGCAATAAACATTGTAGATTTGTTGCCAGGGAGTTTGGGAGCAAATAGGTTTGGGGGTGTACTTTCCTGGATTATGATACCTCTGAGATGCCACGATCTTCTGGTTCTTTCTTCACTGGGGCTGCTGCGTCTGTTCCTAGCACTCCCCTGGAAAACTTCTGATGGGAAGGGCTAGGAGAGACTTCCCACCCTTTCTCTACCGTCACTTTGCAATCCTAGGAGAGTTGCAGCCCCGCCCTCCCAGGTTTGCAAAGGGAGGTAGGGGATTCTCCGGGGACTTACGCTGGAGTACGATTTAAACTGGAAGCTCTCAAGACATCTCAAAAACGctgcttctgtattttttttctttaagtagagATTGGAGAAGCTGGCAGTGGGTCAAAATATGGAACCAAATATGATTTGATTTTCTCACTAAATTTCTGGATGGGTGGAGGCACAGCGCTCCGTGTTGTGCGGTGGGGCGGGCTGTGTTTTCTTATTGATGAAATGCACTGCGCAGGTCAACTCCCTAAACCGAAAAGAGAAAAGCTGATTGCTAGCGTGGAGGGGGTGTGGTATTAGGGTACTGGTGCTTGTTTAGGGGGGCCGTGAGTGAACGTGCGAAAGGGAGAAGCATGCCAGAAGAGCGCGGGAAAGATTCCTGGGGAGGCAAGCGTGTGTCTATTTCCACAGCGCCCTGGCTCGCTGCAGCCCCCGGCTGGGCGAGGGGTGTGATgagggagtgggtgggagggggcagcaggCGGGGCCTGCCACGTCACTTGGAGAGTGTGTGTTGGGAAGGAAGGGCAGCGCCGAGAGCCCAGCCGCTGCAGCTGCGGCGGCTGCAGCCCAGGCTCCAGCGGTGGGGAGGTGGGTGCCCGCGCCCCGGCGCCCgggcagccccagggccctcTCCGAGGCCTGCGGCGCGACTCCCTGGGAGGCggtggcggcggtggcggcgggaACGGCGACCTTGGCCAGACCGAGCCCGCGGTGGACGTAGGGCGGAGGCCGAGCCCCGCCAGGAGTCTTTGCCGAGCCAGAGGGAGGCGCATCTGGCGCTTTGGCACCAGCGGCAGCCGGGGGTCTTGAGCTGTTGGAGAAGCGCAGTGGGAGCCGGGAAGATCTAACCCGTCTGGAGGGCGGACCCCTGCGTCCCGGAGCCCAGGCTCAGGCACGGCGAGGGGCGAAGCCACACGTCTTTTCGGGGATCCAGTTCACACGCGCCAGTTTGCGGTTCCAGGTATCCCAGTGATCTCTAGCACCCAGACGCGGATAAGTGGAGGCGCGGAGCTAAATCCTCTGCGTCCGGGTCACCTCCCCAGACCTAGAGTTGCAGGTACCAGGGCTTCAGGGCTCACGGACCCAGTCTCCAGGTCAGACCGCGAGTTCAGAGGAGCGTGAGCCCCACCCTAAAAAGAGGGCGCAGCCGGCAGCTGAGAAGCGGTGCGGACTCCAGTGGTTGTGTGGTGGGCGCCGTCCCGGTGGCGGGGAGCGCACTGCGGAGGGGGCATGAGATCGGAGAAATCTCTGACGCTGGCGGCGCCGGGGGAGGTCCGCGGGCCGGAGGGGGAGCAACAGGATGCGGGAGACTTCCCGGaggccggcgggggcgggggcttGTGTAGTAGCGAGCGGCTGGTGATCAATATCTCCGGGCTGCGCTTTGAGACCCAACTGCGCACCCTGTCGCTCTTTCCCGACACGCTGCTGGGAGACCCGGGCCGCCGCGTCCGCTTCTTCGACCCCCTGAGGAACGAGTATTTCTTCGACCGCAACCGGCCCAGCTTCGACGCCATCCTCTACTACTACCAGTCGGGGGGCCGCCTGCGGAGGCCGGTCAACGTGCCCCTGGACATCTTCCTGGAGGAGATCCGCTTCTACCAACTGGGAGATGAGGCCCTGGCAGCCTTCCGGGAGGACGAGGGCTGCCTGCCCGAGGGTGGTGAGGACGAGAAGCCGCTGCCCTCCCAGCCCTTCCAGCGTCAGGTCTGGCTTCTCTTCGAGTACCCAGAGAGCTCGGGGCCCGCCAGGGGCATCGCCATCGTCTCCGTGTTGGTCATTCTCATCTCCATCGTCATCTTTTGCCTGGAGACCCTGCCCCAGTTCCGTGCAGATGGTCGAGGTGGAAGCAATGGTGGTGGTGTGAGCAGAGTCTCCCCGGTCTCCAGGGGGagtcaggaggaagaggaggaagaagacgaTTCCTATGCCTTTCATCCTGGCATCACCCCTGGGGGAATGGTGCCAGGGGGCTCATCCTCACTAAGTACTTTTGGGGGCTCCTTCTTTACTGACCCCTTCTTTCTCGTGGAGACCCTGTGCATCGTTTGGTTCACTTTTGAGCTCCTGGTGCGCTTCTCTGCCTGCCCCAGCAAGCCAGCCTTCTTCCGCAACATCATGAACATCATTGACTTGGTGGccatcttcccctacttcatCACGCTGGGCACTGAGCTGGTGCAGCAGCAGGAACAGCAGTCAGCCAGTGGAGGTGGTGGCCAGAATGGGCAGCAGGCCATGTCCCTGGCCATCCTCAGAGTGATCCGCCTGGTTCGGGTGTTCCGCATCTTCAAGCTCTCCCGCCACTCCAAGGGGCTGCAGATCCTGGGCAAGACCTTGCAGGCGTCCATGCGGGAGCTGGGCCTGCTCATCTTCTTCCTGTTCATCGGCGTCATCCTCTTCTCCAGTGCTGTCTACTTCGCAGAGGCTGATGATGATGATTCGCTCTTTCCCAGCATCCCGGATGCCTTCTGGTGGGCAGTAGTAACAATGACCACGGTGGGTTATGGGGACATGTACCCCATGACAGTGGGGGGCAAGATTGTGGGCTCGCTGTGTGCCATCGCTGGGGTCCTCACCATCGCCCTGCCTGTGCCCGTCATCGTCTCCAACTTCAACTACTTCTACCACCGGGAGAcggagcaggaggagc
This DNA window, taken from Equus przewalskii isolate Varuska chromosome 5, EquPr2, whole genome shotgun sequence, encodes the following:
- the KCNA6 gene encoding potassium voltage-gated channel subfamily A member 6, whose product is MRSEKSLTLAAPGEVRGPEGEQQDAGDFPEAGGGGGLCSSERLVINISGLRFETQLRTLSLFPDTLLGDPGRRVRFFDPLRNEYFFDRNRPSFDAILYYYQSGGRLRRPVNVPLDIFLEEIRFYQLGDEALAAFREDEGCLPEGGEDEKPLPSQPFQRQVWLLFEYPESSGPARGIAIVSVLVILISIVIFCLETLPQFRADGRGGSNGGGVSRVSPVSRGSQEEEEEEDDSYAFHPGITPGGMVPGGSSSLSTFGGSFFTDPFFLVETLCIVWFTFELLVRFSACPSKPAFFRNIMNIIDLVAIFPYFITLGTELVQQQEQQSASGGGGQNGQQAMSLAILRVIRLVRVFRIFKLSRHSKGLQILGKTLQASMRELGLLIFFLFIGVILFSSAVYFAEADDDDSLFPSIPDAFWWAVVTMTTVGYGDMYPMTVGGKIVGSLCAIAGVLTIALPVPVIVSNFNYFYHRETEQEEQGQYTHVTCGQPTPDLKAADNGLGKPEFSEGPRERRPSYLPTPHRVYAEKRMLTEV